Proteins encoded within one genomic window of Streptomyces sp. NBC_01314:
- a CDS encoding DsbA family protein, translated as MISVLPGTVAVYADLACPWAHVAVQRLWRTRAELDLAEVVRFDHRAVLLEVVNRGTLPKPVIDAEIPVAAEMEPDAGWQPWVEPDWRWPVSRLLAAEAVQAAKEQGLAASEALDRALRRAFFADSACITMRHVVLGVAGSVPEVDAGALGEALDAGRARAATLAHVADFAPGGATTSPHLFTPDGGSWPNPGVDYHWVGPPGDSAVALKSDDPSIYRRILTKAVEPAQG; from the coding sequence ATGATCAGCGTTCTGCCGGGCACGGTGGCGGTCTACGCGGACCTCGCCTGCCCCTGGGCGCATGTCGCCGTCCAGCGGCTGTGGCGGACCCGCGCCGAGCTGGACCTGGCCGAGGTCGTACGGTTCGACCACCGCGCCGTCCTGCTGGAAGTGGTCAACCGGGGCACACTGCCCAAGCCGGTCATCGACGCCGAGATCCCGGTCGCGGCGGAGATGGAGCCCGACGCGGGGTGGCAACCCTGGGTGGAGCCCGACTGGCGCTGGCCGGTGAGCAGGCTGCTCGCGGCGGAGGCGGTGCAGGCGGCCAAGGAGCAGGGCCTGGCGGCGAGCGAAGCCCTCGACCGGGCGTTGCGCAGAGCGTTCTTCGCCGACAGTGCCTGCATCACGATGCGTCATGTGGTGCTCGGCGTCGCCGGGTCGGTGCCCGAGGTGGACGCCGGGGCCCTGGGCGAAGCGCTGGACGCCGGGCGCGCGCGTGCCGCCACGCTCGCCCACGTCGCCGACTTCGCCCCCGGCGGCGCGACCACGAGCCCGCACCTGTTCACTCCGGACGGCGGTTCCTGGCCCAACCCCGGGGTCGACTACCACTGGGTGGGGCCACCCGGCGACAGTGCCGTCGCCCTGAAGTCCGACGACCCCTCGATCTACCGCCGGATCCTGACCAAAGCGGTGGAACCCGCCCAAGGATGA